The Choloepus didactylus isolate mChoDid1 chromosome 13, mChoDid1.pri, whole genome shotgun sequence genome contains a region encoding:
- the TAF9 gene encoding transcription initiation factor TFIID subunit 9, with product MESGKMASPKSMPKDAQMMAQILKDMGITEYEPRVINQMLEFAFRYVTTILDDAKIYSSHAKKATVDADDVRLAIQCRADQSFTSPPPRDFLLDIARQRNQTPLPLIKPYSGPRLPPDRYCLTAPNYKLKSLQKKASTSAGRITVPRLSVGSVTSRPSTPTLGTPTPQTMAVSTKVGAPMSLTGQRFTVQMPTSQSPAVKASIPATSAVQNVLINPSLIGSKNILITTNMVSSQNTASESSNALKRKHEDDDDDDDDDDYDNL from the coding sequence ATGGAGTCTGGCAAGATGGCTTCTCCCAAGAGCATGCCGAAAGATGCACAGATGATGGCACAAATCCTGAAGGATATGGGGATTACAGAATATGAGCCAAGAGTTATAAATCAGATGTTGGAGTTTGCCTTCCGATATGTGACCACGATTCTAGATGATGCAAAAATTTATTCAAGCCATGCTAAGAAAGCTACTGTTGATGCAGATGATGTGCGATTGGCAATCCAGTGTCGAGCTGACCAATCTTTTACCTCTCCACCTCCGAGAGATTTTTTATTAGATATTGCACGTCAAAGGAATCAAACCCCTTTGCCCTTGATCAAGCCATACTCAGGTCCTAGATTGCCACCTGACAGATATTGCTTAACTGCTCCAAACTATAAGCTTAAGTCCTTACAAAAAAAGGCGTCTACTTCTGCAGGAAGAATAACAGTTCCCCGGTTAAGTGTGGGTTCAGTTACTAGCAGACCTAGTACTCCCACACTAGGCACACCAACCCCACAAACTATGGCTGTTTCAACTAAAGTAGGGGCTCCAATGTCCCTCACAGGGCAAAGGTTTACAGTGCAGATGCCCACTTCACAGTCCCCAGCTGTAAAAGCATCCATTCCTGCAACATCAGCAGTTCAGAATGTTCTGATTAATCCATCATTAATTGGGtccaaaaacattcttattacTACTAACATGGTGTCATCACAAAATACTGCCAGTGAATCATCAAATGCATTGAAAAGAAAgcatgaagatgatgatgatgacgatgatgatgatgattatgataaTTTGTAA